A genomic segment from Ramlibacter agri encodes:
- a CDS encoding homocysteine S-methyltransferase family protein, with translation MKPVIYTRGQALPGLLEKRIVILDGAMGTMIQRFKLTEADFRGERLKDHPKDLKNNSDLLVLTRPDVIRDIHEGYLASGADMIETNTFGANSVAQDDYGLGHLAREMNVAAAKLARQAADKFSTPDKPRFVAGALGPTPRTASISPDVNDPGARNVDFEQLRAAYHEQVEGLMEGGADLLLVETIFDTLNAKAALFAIEEVFAETGERLPVIISGTVTDASGRILSGQTVSAFWYSVRHAQPLAIGLNCALGAALMRPYIQELNRIAPETFISCYPNAGLPNPMSETGFDETPEDTSRLLREFAAEGLVNIIGGCCGTTPEHIGAIVQAVQPLPTRTVKREFFYKDAA, from the coding sequence ATGAAACCTGTGATCTATACCCGTGGCCAGGCCCTCCCGGGCCTGCTCGAAAAGCGCATCGTCATCCTGGACGGGGCCATGGGCACCATGATCCAGCGCTTCAAGCTCACCGAGGCGGACTTCCGCGGCGAACGCCTCAAGGACCACCCCAAAGACCTGAAGAACAACAGCGACCTGCTGGTGCTGACCCGCCCGGACGTGATCCGCGACATCCACGAGGGCTACCTCGCGTCCGGCGCCGACATGATCGAGACCAACACCTTCGGCGCCAACTCGGTCGCCCAGGACGACTACGGCCTGGGCCACCTGGCGCGCGAGATGAACGTCGCTGCGGCGAAGCTGGCGCGCCAGGCCGCCGACAAGTTCTCCACGCCCGACAAGCCGCGCTTCGTGGCCGGCGCCCTGGGCCCGACCCCGCGCACGGCCAGCATCAGCCCGGACGTCAACGACCCCGGCGCGCGCAACGTCGATTTCGAGCAGCTGCGCGCGGCTTACCACGAGCAGGTCGAAGGCCTGATGGAAGGCGGGGCCGACCTGCTGCTGGTGGAGACCATCTTCGACACGCTCAACGCCAAGGCGGCGCTGTTTGCGATCGAGGAAGTGTTCGCCGAGACCGGCGAGCGGCTGCCGGTGATCATCAGCGGCACCGTCACCGATGCCTCCGGCCGCATCCTCAGCGGCCAGACCGTCAGCGCCTTCTGGTACAGCGTGCGGCACGCGCAGCCGCTGGCCATCGGCCTGAACTGCGCCCTGGGTGCCGCGCTGATGCGGCCCTACATCCAGGAGCTGAACCGGATCGCCCCCGAGACCTTCATCAGCTGCTACCCCAACGCGGGGCTGCCCAACCCCATGAGCGAGACCGGCTTCGACGAGACGCCGGAAGACACCTCGCGCCTGCTGCGCGAGTTCGCCGCCGAGGGGCTGGTCAACATCATCGGCGGCTGCTGCGGCACGACGCCGGAGCACATCGGCGCCATCGTGCAGGCGGTGCAGCCGCTGCCCACGCGCACGGTGAAGCGGGAGTTCTTCTACAAGGACGCGGCTTAG